A window of the Haloarcula litorea genome harbors these coding sequences:
- a CDS encoding BGTF surface domain-containing protein: protein MRRRVTIAGLAVVGVLLATGAAIGGPIFSGSSPAGTPAEDGAETANGTAVHPTDGALVLETRANATVTGTTDRAPGTSLTVRLVSDGQSAFLVQRTTTVREDGTFAATVDLSSVATNTTAKVTVLADDTELTNRTARIESVPGTDTGEAGTTGEADTRFRHDGENVTVQSAADQRIAGTTDLEPGTNVTVRLKSGNSGTPFLRQRTATVGEDGTFAVEMDFGNVEAGTTFEASVHHDGETLVETDGVVR, encoded by the coding sequence GTGAGACGCCGCGTGACGATCGCCGGCCTCGCGGTCGTCGGCGTCCTGCTGGCGACCGGTGCGGCGATCGGCGGTCCGATCTTCTCCGGATCGTCGCCGGCGGGTACACCGGCCGAGGACGGAGCCGAGACGGCGAACGGCACCGCCGTCCACCCGACCGACGGAGCGTTGGTCCTGGAGACGCGAGCGAACGCGACGGTGACCGGGACCACCGACCGCGCGCCCGGGACGAGCCTGACCGTCCGGCTCGTCAGCGACGGGCAGAGCGCGTTCCTCGTCCAGCGGACGACGACCGTCCGCGAGGACGGGACCTTCGCCGCGACTGTCGACCTCTCGAGCGTGGCGACGAACACCACCGCGAAGGTCACCGTCCTCGCAGACGACACGGAACTGACCAACCGGACCGCCCGTATCGAGTCCGTCCCCGGAACCGACACGGGCGAGGCGGGGACGACCGGCGAGGCCGACACTCGATTCCGACACGACGGCGAGAACGTCACCGTCCAGTCCGCGGCCGACCAGCGGATCGCGGGGACGACCGACCTCGAACCGGGGACGAACGTCACGGTTCGGCTCAAGAGCGGCAACTCCGGGACGCCGTTCCTCCGCCAGCGGACCGCGACCGTCGGCGAGGACGGGACCTTCGCCGTCGAGATGGACTTCGGGAACGTCGAGGCGGGAACGACCTTCGAGGCCAGCGTCCACCACGACGGCGAGACGCTCGTCGAGACCGACGGCGTCGTCCGCTAG
- a CDS encoding thiamine-phosphate synthase family protein has protein sequence MRFIEEVVVDEFLPTFRSLLAEALRERDLTQSEIAALLGISQSAVSKYVHGDVARNEQLLDHRGLRELVDRLAEGLASGEMRPVQALIEAEVFVRELEQGGLLAQLHEEAVPELAEYEGEFAVHDPDSSLRAAERTLSDVRRGLRVLENTSGFATLIPAVGSNLVQVLPDGRDVEDVAAVPGRILDVKGRATIPADPEFGVSEHVATVLLAAREAGSDARAALNVRYDESVVARLEDAGLTTVEFDAEASLEPAIAAALADDPDADVLYQTGGMGVEPVVYLLGGDATVVAERARDLL, from the coding sequence ATGCGGTTCATCGAGGAGGTCGTCGTCGACGAGTTCCTGCCGACGTTCCGCTCGCTGCTGGCCGAGGCCCTGCGGGAGCGGGACCTCACGCAGTCCGAGATCGCGGCGCTGCTCGGGATCAGTCAGAGCGCCGTCTCGAAGTACGTCCACGGCGACGTGGCGCGCAACGAGCAGTTACTCGACCACCGCGGCCTGCGGGAACTCGTCGATCGGCTCGCGGAGGGGCTGGCGAGCGGCGAGATGCGGCCGGTGCAGGCCCTGATCGAGGCCGAGGTGTTCGTCCGCGAACTCGAACAGGGCGGCCTGCTCGCACAGCTCCACGAGGAAGCCGTGCCGGAGCTTGCCGAGTACGAGGGGGAGTTCGCGGTCCACGACCCCGACTCGTCGCTGCGGGCCGCCGAGCGGACTCTCTCGGACGTGCGGCGGGGGCTGCGGGTCCTGGAGAACACGAGCGGGTTCGCGACGCTGATCCCCGCCGTCGGCTCGAACCTCGTACAGGTGCTGCCCGACGGGCGGGACGTCGAGGACGTGGCCGCGGTGCCGGGCCGCATCCTCGACGTGAAGGGGCGAGCGACGATCCCGGCGGACCCGGAGTTCGGCGTCAGCGAGCACGTCGCGACGGTGCTGCTGGCGGCCCGCGAGGCCGGCAGCGACGCGCGGGCGGCGCTGAACGTCCGTTACGACGAGTCGGTCGTGGCGCGGCTCGAGGACGCGGGGCTGACGACCGTCGAGTTCGACGCCGAGGCGTCGCTGGAGCCGGCGATCGCCGCGGCGCTGGCCGACGACCCCGACGCGGACGTGCTGTA
- the pth2 gene encoding peptidyl-tRNA hydrolase Pth2, with product MKQAIAARADLGMGEGKLAAQVAHASLSAYEDADRKARSAWKAEGQKKVVLRVDGESALFELADVAEREGLPHAVVRDAGHTQLDPGTVTALAVGPAEDDLVDRVTGDLSLY from the coding sequence ATGAAGCAGGCCATCGCCGCCCGGGCCGACCTCGGGATGGGCGAGGGGAAACTCGCCGCGCAGGTCGCCCACGCCTCGCTGTCGGCCTACGAGGACGCCGACCGCAAGGCCCGCTCCGCCTGGAAGGCCGAGGGGCAGAAGAAGGTCGTCCTGCGGGTCGACGGCGAGTCCGCCCTCTTCGAGCTGGCGGACGTCGCCGAGCGCGAGGGTCTGCCGCATGCCGTCGTCAGGGACGCGGGTCACACCCAGCTCGACCCCGGCACCGTCACCGCGCTCGCGGTGGGGCCGGCCGAGGACGACCTGGTCGACCGCGTCACGGGCGACCTCTCGCTGTACTGA
- the psmA gene encoding archaeal proteasome endopeptidase complex subunit alpha: protein MQGNEQQAYDRGITIFSPDGRLYQVEYAREAVKRGTPSVGVRTEDGVVLAADRHARSPLIERDSIEKIHQIDDHVGVASAGHVADARQLIDVARKQAQVNHLRYDEPAGVESLTKEITDYIQQYTQTGGARPFGVALLVAGIEAGEPRLFETDPSGTPYEWQAVAIGGSREEIQSFLEDEYEEGMDLEGGIELALRALASVNDEGLDASGVDVATIDVESERFGTLTEEAVAQRLAEFGLADEE from the coding sequence ATGCAAGGCAACGAACAGCAGGCCTACGACCGCGGGATCACCATCTTCTCCCCGGACGGACGCCTCTATCAGGTCGAGTACGCGCGCGAAGCCGTCAAGCGAGGGACCCCCAGCGTGGGCGTCCGCACCGAGGACGGCGTCGTGCTGGCGGCCGACCGGCACGCCCGGTCGCCGCTCATCGAGCGGGACAGCATCGAGAAGATCCACCAGATCGACGACCACGTCGGCGTCGCGAGCGCCGGCCACGTCGCCGACGCCCGACAGCTCATCGACGTCGCCCGCAAGCAGGCCCAGGTGAACCACCTGCGCTACGACGAGCCCGCGGGCGTCGAGTCGCTGACCAAGGAGATCACCGACTACATCCAGCAGTACACCCAGACCGGCGGCGCGCGGCCGTTCGGCGTCGCGCTGCTGGTGGCGGGCATCGAGGCCGGCGAGCCCCGGCTGTTCGAGACGGACCCCTCGGGGACGCCCTACGAGTGGCAGGCCGTCGCCATCGGCGGCTCCCGCGAGGAGATCCAGTCGTTCCTCGAGGACGAGTACGAGGAGGGGATGGACCTCGAGGGCGGCATCGAACTGGCGCTGCGCGCGCTCGCGTCGGTCAACGACGAGGGGCTGGACGCCTCCGGCGTCGACGTCGCCACCATCGACGTCGAGAGCGAGCGCTTCGGCACGCTCACCGAGGAAGCCGTCGCCCAGCGCCTGGCCGAGTTCGGCCTCGCCGACGAGGAGTGA
- a CDS encoding YIP1 family protein, with product MPSTARTFLLRPGQFFERRVDALGGVRAAGLAGLVSVLTTLVLAAVLRAFTQQFGGTVTVDNPAYPGEVFCEDGGVAGTTPRGCSEPETVQREISALLWQAVTDLLPWLVIGLVVVWVGLGVALYVGAWLAGGSGSVGATLEVTAWGLVPTLVSSVVAGATLVAFASGADLSGGGSAALLSEVRALQAGVSGLVLLAIQLGGAAWQAYVWTGGLRVVHGLGRGTAAVIAGLVAVVPVLLS from the coding sequence ATGCCCTCCACCGCTCGTACCTTCCTCCTGCGACCCGGACAGTTCTTCGAGCGGCGTGTCGACGCGCTCGGCGGGGTCCGGGCCGCCGGCCTCGCCGGCCTCGTCAGCGTCCTGACGACCCTCGTCCTCGCCGCCGTGCTCAGGGCGTTCACCCAGCAGTTCGGCGGAACCGTGACGGTCGACAACCCCGCCTATCCGGGCGAGGTGTTCTGCGAGGACGGCGGCGTCGCCGGGACGACGCCCCGGGGGTGTTCGGAACCCGAGACTGTCCAGCGGGAGATCAGTGCGCTCCTGTGGCAGGCCGTCACCGACCTCCTGCCGTGGCTGGTGATCGGGCTGGTCGTCGTCTGGGTCGGGCTGGGCGTCGCACTCTACGTCGGCGCGTGGCTGGCCGGCGGCTCCGGCTCCGTCGGCGCGACGCTGGAGGTGACCGCGTGGGGGCTGGTGCCGACGCTGGTCAGCAGCGTGGTCGCCGGGGCCACACTCGTCGCGTTCGCGAGCGGCGCGGACCTCTCGGGGGGCGGCTCAGCGGCCCTGCTCAGCGAGGTTCGGGCGCTGCAAGCAGGCGTCTCGGGACTGGTTCTGCTCGCGATCCAGCTCGGCGGGGCGGCCTGGCAGGCCTACGTCTGGACGGGTGGCCTGCGGGTCGTCCACGGGCTCGGCCGCGGGACGGCCGCCGTGATCGCGGGACTGGTCGCGGTCGTCCCGGTGCTCCTGAGCTAG
- the dcd gene encoding dCTP deaminase gives MILSDADILRRLEAGDLVVEPLDDPDIQIQPASIDLRLGREFLEFQHANIPCIHPNSEDEVADYVEETTVPEDGEYILHPGDFVLGTTHERVAIPDDLIAHVEGRSSLGRLAIVVHATAGLCDPGYQGQITLELSNLGTAPVALTPGMRISQLTFTELKTAADRPYGSERGSKYQGQSGPQASKIQGDREFGGDQ, from the coding sequence ATGATACTCTCGGACGCCGACATCCTGCGTCGCCTGGAGGCGGGCGACCTGGTCGTCGAGCCCCTGGACGACCCCGACATCCAGATCCAGCCGGCGAGCATCGACCTCCGCCTCGGGCGGGAGTTCCTGGAGTTCCAGCACGCCAACATCCCCTGCATCCACCCCAACTCCGAGGACGAGGTGGCCGACTACGTCGAGGAGACCACCGTCCCCGAGGACGGCGAGTACATCCTCCACCCGGGCGACTTCGTGCTCGGGACGACCCACGAGCGGGTGGCGATCCCGGACGACCTGATCGCCCACGTCGAGGGGCGGTCGTCGCTCGGTCGGCTGGCGATCGTGGTGCACGCCACTGCGGGCCTGTGCGACCCCGGATACCAGGGACAGATCACCCTCGAACTGTCGAACCTCGGCACCGCACCCGTCGCCCTGACGCCGGGGATGCGTATCTCACAGCTGACGTTCACGGAGCTGAAGACCGCCGCCGACCGGCCCTACGGCAGCGAGCGCGGCTCGAAGTACCAGGGCCAGTCCGGGCCGCAGGCGAGCAAGATCCAGGGGGATCGGGAGTTCGGAGGCGACCAATGA